A genomic region of Parachlamydia acanthamoebae contains the following coding sequences:
- a CDS encoding MFS transporter — MHFSQDVLLTSSKKNTLYATLFIAFVDYMGVGLVYPLFAAMLFDQSAGLLSIETNADLRGLWLGILIALMPFAQFFSAPLWGSISDNMGRKKPLQISIGIAMLGYLFALWGVFVSNIWLLLASRIIIGCAAGNMSIVQATLVDLSSHEEKANHFGLYSMALGVGFTLGPFFGGILSSFGYSAPFLLALVLTGLNFLFVFFLFKETHFISAKLKLSLCSGLTSIKKAFYFREIRIVFLCSFLHNFGWSYFFEFTPVYLISQLNFTATMLGVFYAASGCFYALSTGLLIRPFTKFLTAEKLFFWGNLLSGITILSIPFLPISFLIWPLLFLICYFVAFVTPSSTTLVSNSISSENQGEALGILSSVNAAALIFSPLCSGSFVGHYPSLPMHVGGFLLLITAGIFFMRLRKLFI; from the coding sequence ATGCATTTTTCACAAGATGTTTTGCTGACCAGTTCTAAGAAAAATACTCTTTATGCAACCTTATTTATTGCTTTTGTTGATTATATGGGAGTCGGACTTGTCTACCCCTTATTTGCTGCGATGCTGTTTGATCAATCAGCAGGACTTTTGTCAATTGAAACCAATGCGGATTTAAGGGGGCTGTGGCTAGGAATTTTGATTGCTTTGATGCCCTTTGCCCAATTCTTTAGTGCTCCCTTATGGGGATCGATTTCTGACAATATGGGTCGAAAAAAACCTTTGCAAATCAGCATAGGTATAGCAATGTTAGGTTATCTTTTCGCTCTTTGGGGGGTATTCGTAAGCAATATTTGGCTTTTATTAGCTTCGCGAATCATCATCGGATGTGCGGCAGGTAATATGTCGATTGTTCAAGCCACGCTTGTCGATTTAAGCTCTCACGAGGAGAAAGCGAACCATTTTGGATTATACAGTATGGCTTTAGGCGTGGGATTTACGCTAGGACCATTTTTTGGTGGGATATTGTCATCCTTTGGTTACAGCGCACCCTTTCTTTTAGCGCTGGTTTTAACTGGTCTGAATTTTTTATTTGTCTTTTTTCTTTTCAAAGAAACACATTTTATCTCTGCAAAGCTTAAGCTAAGTTTATGCTCTGGATTGACTAGCATAAAAAAAGCCTTTTATTTTAGAGAGATTAGAATCGTATTTCTCTGTTCATTCCTTCATAATTTTGGTTGGTCTTATTTTTTTGAGTTTACTCCTGTTTATTTGATTTCTCAGCTGAATTTTACAGCAACAATGTTGGGTGTTTTTTATGCGGCATCAGGATGCTTTTATGCTTTGAGCACAGGTTTGCTTATTCGACCTTTCACCAAGTTTTTGACTGCAGAAAAGCTTTTTTTCTGGGGGAATTTGCTGTCAGGAATCACGATATTAAGCATTCCTTTTTTGCCGATTTCATTCTTAATTTGGCCGCTCTTATTTCTCATTTGTTATTTTGTCGCCTTTGTGACTCCCTCTTCTACAACACTTGTTTCGAATAGCATTTCTTCAGAAAATCAGGGGGAAGCTTTAGGCATTTTAAGCTCTGTAAATGCTGCTGCGCTCATTTTTAGTCCTCTGTGTTCTGGCTCTTTCGTTGGGCATTATCCAAGTCTTCCCATGCATGTAGGGGGTTTTCTATTGCTTATCACAGCAGGGATATTTTTTATGCGACTTCGAAAGCTCTTTATTTAG